A single window of Flavobacterium sp. 140616W15 DNA harbors:
- a CDS encoding SusE domain-containing protein, protein MKNIYKILIAFIGVLAVSCNADAVDNRPIVEAVTTPEITGPATGKEFVLDADEAASDAGKFTWTAAEYSTTVVVRYTLLIDKKGGDFKEAKTIATTNNITEASVLVKDLNQAVIDLGAQTEVASMFDVKIASSVSGGVPQISKTLITISVTPYAGRVVYNFTDWYLVGDATVSGWDNNKGNQILFRSGTNSNEYTFTGFFKAGAFKTISSLGSWAPMYGGSDGALAYRGKDSDPDPASFVIPVSGYYTFKMDVQKLTYELVAYNASAAKIYDTVGIIGDSTPGSWDSSTPMVKSTFNGHIWSLGVTVLNDGGLKFRANDSWDVSWGGKTPFSGGGTGDNIPVAKSKYVIYFNDLDGSYLMIPNQ, encoded by the coding sequence ATGAAAAATATATATAAAATTTTAATCGCATTTATTGGTGTATTGGCGGTGTCGTGTAATGCTGATGCTGTAGATAACAGACCAATTGTAGAAGCTGTTACTACACCTGAAATCACTGGTCCTGCAACAGGAAAAGAGTTTGTCTTGGATGCTGATGAAGCTGCAAGTGATGCTGGAAAATTTACTTGGACCGCAGCGGAATATTCGACTACCGTAGTGGTAAGGTACACTTTGTTAATTGATAAAAAAGGTGGTGATTTTAAAGAAGCTAAAACGATTGCAACTACAAACAATATCACAGAAGCTTCAGTGCTTGTTAAGGATTTGAATCAAGCTGTTATTGATCTTGGAGCGCAAACAGAAGTTGCTTCAATGTTTGATGTAAAGATTGCATCTAGTGTTTCAGGAGGGGTTCCTCAAATATCTAAAACATTAATTACGATTAGTGTGACTCCTTATGCAGGAAGAGTGGTTTATAATTTTACAGATTGGTATTTAGTGGGTGATGCAACTGTTTCAGGTTGGGATAATAACAAAGGAAATCAAATTCTATTCAGAAGCGGAACAAACTCTAATGAATATACTTTTACAGGATTTTTTAAAGCAGGTGCATTTAAGACTATTAGTAGTTTAGGTAGTTGGGCTCCAATGTATGGTGGATCAGATGGGGCTTTAGCTTACAGAGGTAAAGATTCAGATCCAGATCCAGCTAGTTTTGTGATTCCAGTTTCAGGTTATTATACCTTTAAAATGGATGTGCAAAAGTTAACCTATGAGTTGGTTGCTTATAATGCTTCTGCTGCTAAGATTTATGATACAGTTGGTATTATTGGAGATAGTACACCAGGTAGTTGGGATTCATCTACACCAATGGTGAAATCTACTTTTAACGGACATATTTGGAGTTTAGGTGTAACTGTATTGAATGATGGTGGACTTAAATTTAGAGCAAATGATAGCTGGGATGTCTCTTGGGGAGGAAAAACTCCTTTCTCTGGAGGAGGAACTGGGGATAACATACCAGTTGCTAAATCTAAATATGTTATTTATTTTAATGATTTAGATGGAAGCTATTTAATGATTCCAAATCAATAG
- a CDS encoding alpha-amylase family glycosyl hydrolase has translation MKRTIQLFLILFFVAVVNAQQITVSPAVFQVNESITITASFVSPTCNEMGTNPAKVYMHSGIGSEANPWATAKGNWGADDGVGLMTKNPNGTWSISITPSVYFGLTSLQQSEAAKMGIVFRNAAGSQTLKLAPSCSDFFLNVGVFQASLASPVENSNTIIASGGSLNISATNTNGLASYNLKSNGVVINSNASTSSYVFNHVNIIGNQSYELSITQSGTTIVKKFTAIVNPGAVSAAMPAGLVDGINYNATDVTKATLVLDAPLKDFVYVAGSFNNWTPTSSYAMKKDPTSGKFWLEITGLVSGENNTYQYWVVANSPIANSPSLVKTADPYSTLVLSPFDDPGIPSTTYPNMPVYPVGQEREVTVLKTGQVSYPWKVANFVKPEKEKLVVYEVLVRDFDAARNYQSLIDKIDYFKNLKVNAIELMPVMEFEGNESWGYNTSFHMALDKFYGTSDKLKEFIDLCHQNGIAVILDVALNHVFGRNPMVRMWMNDPDKDGWGSPSADNPYFNTVAKHSYSVGEDFNHQKALTQNYVKRVIKHWIEEYKIDGFRWDLTKGFTQNCTAGDEACTNRLQQDRVDVLKLYADYSWGFDPTHYTIFEHLGSDAEEKEWANYRITDPISKGVMMWGKMMQAYNQLSMGYDSDSNISRMTSSSRGFTANRLMGYAESHDEERLMYKNIQYGNSNNVNHNVKNLNVALSRMSAIGAVSLLIPGPKMIWHFGDLGWDASIFACKNGVVNDESGTISGDCKLDTKQQPQWTGDWLRNSGRSKIYNDWAKMITMKTTEPVFSGTATVSNINSLSPNIKITNSTLPATELRDVLILANFDVTDKAVATGFPYAGVWYNLMDNTSINITNVVATIIIPAGEFRIYGNKRALLAIEDFEKPNGITLYPNPVTDYFTLNALVSKVAIYSLSGQLVKSFTGNGNLSSEYSVSELNSGLYFVKATDENNNTEVLKFLKK, from the coding sequence ATGAAAAGAACTATACAATTATTTTTGATTTTATTTTTTGTTGCTGTAGTCAATGCACAACAAATAACAGTATCGCCTGCAGTGTTTCAGGTGAATGAGTCAATAACTATTACGGCTTCATTTGTCTCACCAACTTGTAATGAAATGGGGACGAATCCTGCTAAAGTATATATGCATTCAGGAATTGGTTCAGAAGCAAATCCATGGGCAACAGCAAAAGGGAATTGGGGTGCCGATGACGGTGTTGGTTTAATGACTAAAAACCCAAATGGCACATGGAGCATTAGTATTACACCAAGCGTATATTTCGGATTAACAAGTTTGCAACAATCAGAAGCGGCTAAAATGGGAATTGTATTTAGAAATGCTGCGGGTTCTCAAACATTAAAACTTGCTCCATCTTGTTCTGATTTTTTTCTCAATGTAGGAGTTTTTCAGGCAAGTCTGGCTTCTCCTGTAGAAAACAGCAATACTATTATTGCTAGCGGAGGAAGCTTGAATATTAGCGCAACAAATACAAATGGTTTAGCAAGTTATAATCTGAAATCAAATGGAGTGGTGATTAATTCGAACGCTAGTACTTCGAGTTATGTCTTTAATCATGTAAATATTATAGGAAATCAGAGTTATGAATTAAGCATAACCCAAAGCGGAACAACTATTGTTAAAAAATTTACGGCAATAGTTAATCCTGGAGCTGTATCGGCAGCGATGCCAGCGGGATTAGTAGATGGGATAAATTATAATGCTACTGACGTTACAAAAGCAACACTAGTTCTAGATGCTCCGTTAAAAGATTTTGTGTATGTGGCAGGAAGTTTTAATAATTGGACACCTACTAGTTCTTATGCTATGAAAAAAGACCCAACTTCGGGTAAGTTCTGGCTAGAGATAACAGGATTAGTTTCGGGAGAAAATAATACGTATCAATATTGGGTTGTTGCTAATTCGCCAATTGCCAATTCACCATCTTTAGTAAAAACTGCTGATCCTTATTCTACTTTGGTTTTATCTCCTTTTGATGACCCAGGAATTCCATCTACAACTTATCCTAATATGCCTGTTTATCCAGTAGGGCAAGAGCGTGAAGTTACTGTTTTAAAAACAGGGCAAGTATCGTATCCTTGGAAAGTAGCAAATTTCGTTAAACCCGAAAAAGAGAAATTAGTAGTTTATGAAGTTTTAGTGCGTGATTTTGATGCAGCCAGAAATTATCAAAGTTTAATAGATAAGATAGATTATTTTAAAAACTTAAAAGTAAATGCTATCGAACTAATGCCTGTTATGGAATTTGAAGGCAATGAAAGCTGGGGGTATAATACTTCCTTTCATATGGCTTTAGATAAGTTTTATGGAACTTCGGATAAGCTTAAAGAATTTATTGATTTATGTCATCAAAACGGAATTGCGGTTATTTTAGATGTAGCTTTAAATCATGTTTTTGGTCGAAATCCAATGGTAAGAATGTGGATGAATGATCCAGATAAGGATGGCTGGGGTTCGCCATCGGCAGATAATCCTTATTTTAATACTGTAGCAAAACATAGTTATAGTGTTGGGGAAGATTTTAATCATCAAAAGGCTTTAACTCAGAATTATGTAAAAAGAGTAATTAAGCATTGGATTGAGGAATATAAAATTGATGGATTTCGTTGGGATTTAACCAAAGGATTTACACAAAATTGTACCGCAGGCGATGAAGCGTGTACAAATAGGTTACAACAAGATAGAGTAGATGTGCTAAAATTATATGCTGATTATTCTTGGGGATTTGATCCTACACATTATACAATTTTTGAACATTTGGGAAGTGATGCTGAAGAAAAAGAATGGGCAAATTATAGAATTACCGATCCTATAAGTAAAGGCGTTATGATGTGGGGTAAAATGATGCAAGCATACAATCAATTATCAATGGGGTATGATTCAGATAGCAATATTTCTAGGATGACAAGCAGTAGTCGTGGGTTTACAGCAAATCGATTAATGGGTTATGCTGAGAGTCATGATGAAGAACGATTGATGTATAAAAACATTCAATATGGTAATAGTAACAATGTAAATCATAATGTAAAGAATTTAAATGTAGCATTGTCTAGGATGTCAGCTATTGGGGCGGTGTCTTTATTGATTCCTGGTCCTAAAATGATATGGCATTTTGGTGATTTGGGTTGGGACGCTTCTATTTTTGCATGTAAAAACGGTGTTGTAAATGATGAGTCGGGAACAATTTCTGGAGATTGTAAGTTAGATACTAAACAGCAACCGCAATGGACAGGAGATTGGTTAAGGAATTCTGGTAGAAGTAAAATATATAATGATTGGGCAAAAATGATTACTATGAAAACCACTGAGCCTGTTTTTTCAGGAACAGCTACAGTATCGAATATAAATTCATTGTCTCCAAATATAAAAATCACAAACAGTACTTTGCCAGCAACCGAGTTAAGAGATGTGTTGATTCTGGCAAATTTTGATGTTACAGATAAAGCTGTAGCAACGGGTTTTCCATATGCAGGTGTTTGGTATAATTTAATGGATAATACATCGATTAATATTACCAATGTAGTCGCGACAATAATAATTCCAGCTGGAGAATTTCGAATTTACGGAAATAAGAGAGCGTTGTTGGCTATAGAAGATTTCGAAAAACCAAACGGGATTACTTTATATCCAAATCCAGTAACTGATTATTTTACTTTGAATGCATTGGTTTCAAAAGTAGCCATTTATTCATTGTCTGGACAATTGGTAAAGAGTTTTACAGGTAACGGAAATTTGAGTTCAGAATACTCTGTTAGTGAACTAAACTCAGGTTTGTATTTCGTAAAAGCAACAGATGAAAATAATAATACAGAAGTATTGAAGTTCTTGAAAAAATAA
- a CDS encoding RagB/SusD family nutrient uptake outer membrane protein gives MKISFKHISYFFLFILGVNMALVSCTSDLDVKPRDKNEFLSEDFFKDPTSYKQVLAKLYAGLYVGGNDGDGKPDIAGLGGDFSSYLRLLFVTQELPTDEAIIAWADGDLPTLNTQNWSPANEFLSGIFSRAFYEISVANEFLRQTTDDKLTARGVDANLKAEIVAFRAEARFLRAFSYYNLMDLFGNVPITTEADPVGLFYPVQKTRAEVFAFVESELKDMDKTLVDSKANEYGRIDKTAAKFLLAQIYLNSKVYTGVDRNNEAAVLCNEIINGSAYTFADVPYRYLFSANNDRNGAEREFIFPIIGDGNAIRATGGGMSFIIHASIGGSMVAADQGMDGGWEGTRARREFVKLFPDVNATADERGTFYTDGQSLDISNVGVFTDGYAVTKFINVNSDGTKAQRPDIPDTDFPMFRLSDVYLMYAEATVRGASSGDMVKALDYVNKIRKRANAKAISNAELTLDFLLDERGRELFWECHRRTDLIRFGKFTGGSKTWQWKGGTENGSSTESYRDLMPIPARNIQANPTLKQNLGY, from the coding sequence ATGAAAATATCATTTAAACATATATCTTATTTTTTCCTATTCATTTTAGGAGTAAATATGGCACTGGTTTCGTGTACGAGTGATCTGGATGTTAAGCCACGTGATAAAAATGAATTTTTATCTGAGGATTTCTTTAAAGATCCAACTTCCTACAAACAAGTATTGGCTAAATTATACGCAGGTCTATATGTAGGAGGTAATGACGGAGATGGTAAACCAGATATTGCTGGACTTGGTGGAGATTTTAGTAGCTACCTAAGGTTGCTTTTTGTAACTCAGGAACTTCCAACTGACGAAGCTATTATTGCTTGGGCAGATGGAGATTTACCAACATTGAATACTCAGAATTGGTCACCTGCTAACGAATTTTTATCAGGAATATTTTCAAGAGCATTCTATGAAATTAGTGTTGCAAATGAGTTTTTGAGACAAACTACAGATGATAAATTAACTGCTAGAGGTGTTGATGCTAATTTGAAAGCTGAAATTGTTGCCTTTAGAGCAGAAGCTCGTTTCTTAAGAGCTTTTTCATACTATAATTTAATGGACTTGTTTGGTAATGTACCAATCACGACTGAAGCAGATCCAGTTGGATTATTTTATCCAGTACAAAAAACTAGAGCAGAAGTTTTCGCTTTTGTTGAATCTGAGTTAAAAGATATGGATAAGACTTTAGTTGATTCTAAAGCTAATGAATATGGGAGAATAGATAAGACAGCTGCTAAATTTTTATTGGCACAAATTTATTTGAATTCTAAAGTGTATACAGGAGTAGATAGAAATAATGAAGCAGCAGTATTGTGTAATGAGATTATTAATGGCTCAGCATATACATTTGCGGATGTTCCGTACCGTTATTTGTTCTCAGCAAATAATGACAGAAATGGTGCTGAAAGGGAGTTTATTTTTCCAATTATTGGAGACGGTAACGCTATTAGAGCTACTGGAGGAGGAATGAGTTTTATTATTCATGCTTCTATTGGAGGTAGTATGGTAGCCGCTGATCAAGGAATGGACGGTGGATGGGAAGGAACCAGAGCCCGTAGAGAGTTTGTTAAGCTTTTTCCTGATGTAAATGCTACAGCAGATGAAAGAGGAACATTTTATACAGATGGTCAATCATTAGATATTAGTAATGTAGGAGTTTTTACTGATGGTTATGCCGTTACTAAATTTATTAATGTTAATTCTGATGGTACAAAAGCTCAAAGACCTGATATTCCAGATACAGATTTTCCTATGTTTAGATTGTCAGATGTTTATTTAATGTATGCGGAAGCTACTGTTAGAGGAGCATCTTCAGGGGACATGGTAAAAGCTTTAGATTATGTAAATAAAATTAGAAAGAGAGCAAACGCAAAAGCTATTTCAAATGCTGAGTTAACTCTTGATTTTCTTTTGGATGAAAGAGGAAGAGAGTTGTTTTGGGAATGTCATAGAAGAACTGATTTAATTCGTTTTGGAAAATTTACAGGTGGATCTAAAACTTGGCAATGGAAAGGTGGAACCGAAAATGGTAGTTCAACTGAGTCTTATAGAGATTTAATGCCTATTCCTGCAAGGAATATTCAAGCAAACCCAACATTGAAGCAAAATTTAGGATACTAA
- a CDS encoding DUF6814 family protein: MNLLKRILGILWIILSIAAAYFCIFEFGLPKLVSDKQEDIVFGIIILFILTPLIVLGLGAFGYFSLVGEYDKRK, encoded by the coding sequence ATGAACTTACTAAAACGAATATTGGGAATACTATGGATAATATTATCTATCGCTGCAGCTTACTTTTGCATTTTCGAATTTGGATTACCTAAACTTGTATCAGACAAACAAGAAGATATCGTCTTTGGAATTATAATTCTGTTTATTCTCACTCCGCTAATTGTTTTAGGACTAGGAGCATTTGGGTATTTTTCGTTGGTAGGAGAATACGACAAAAGAAAATAA
- a CDS encoding MFS transporter produces MSNTSTKGIWKVISASSMGTMIEWYDFYIFGSLAVVISTKFFPLDNPTASFLATLATFAAGFVVRPFGALFFGRLGDLIGRKYTFMATLLLMGCSTFLIGCIPSYETIGYFAPILVLILRLLQGLALGGEYGGAATYVAEHAPVGQRGYWTSWIQTTATIGLFISLMVILITKNSLSAESFDSWGWRVPFWVSIVMVGVSYLIRKNMDESPVFAKAKKEGSISTNPLKESFGNRYNLKFVLLALFGATMGQGVVWYTGQFYAMSFMKTVMNIESSQVDGLLGIALLLGTPFFIFFGWLSDKIGRKYIMMGGMLLAILLYRPIYKQMYETVNLNNKSISKTYKTESKNNDKKEYYVITNNEYSDGTFATKKQINHTKTGKPDSELQTSITINFNDKWTLIFLVFIQVLFVTMVYGPIAAFLVEMFPAKIRYTSMSLPYHVGNGIFGGLLPAISTYFVTHSKEVGKADFYLDGLWYPIIISTICFVIGMIYIDNKSKNTHI; encoded by the coding sequence ATGAGTAATACATCTACAAAAGGAATCTGGAAAGTTATTTCAGCCTCCTCCATGGGAACAATGATCGAGTGGTACGATTTTTATATTTTTGGAAGTTTAGCTGTGGTAATCTCTACTAAATTTTTCCCATTAGACAATCCGACAGCATCTTTCTTAGCTACTTTAGCCACTTTTGCGGCAGGATTTGTTGTTAGGCCATTTGGAGCTTTATTCTTTGGACGCCTCGGGGATTTAATTGGAAGAAAATATACCTTTATGGCAACCTTGTTATTAATGGGATGCTCTACTTTTTTAATAGGATGTATTCCGAGCTATGAAACAATTGGTTACTTCGCTCCCATATTAGTCTTGATTTTACGCTTACTACAAGGTCTAGCTCTTGGTGGAGAATACGGAGGCGCCGCAACTTATGTAGCTGAACATGCCCCTGTAGGCCAACGTGGCTATTGGACATCATGGATTCAAACTACCGCAACGATTGGCCTTTTTATTTCTTTAATGGTCATATTAATTACAAAAAATTCTCTTTCAGCAGAATCATTTGATTCTTGGGGCTGGCGTGTTCCTTTTTGGGTATCTATTGTAATGGTCGGTGTTTCTTACTTAATTCGAAAAAACATGGACGAGTCTCCTGTTTTTGCTAAAGCAAAAAAAGAAGGAAGCATAAGTACAAACCCTCTAAAAGAAAGCTTCGGAAATAGATATAATCTAAAATTTGTTTTACTTGCTTTATTTGGCGCAACAATGGGTCAAGGTGTAGTTTGGTACACGGGACAATTTTACGCCATGAGTTTTATGAAAACAGTAATGAATATCGAATCTTCTCAAGTAGATGGCTTACTCGGTATTGCATTATTGCTTGGAACACCATTTTTTATCTTTTTTGGGTGGCTAAGTGATAAAATTGGAAGAAAATATATTATGATGGGTGGCATGTTACTTGCCATCTTGCTCTACAGACCGATTTACAAACAAATGTATGAAACTGTAAATCTTAACAATAAAAGCATTTCTAAAACATATAAAACTGAATCAAAAAATAATGACAAAAAAGAATATTACGTTATTACTAATAACGAGTATTCTGACGGCACCTTTGCCACTAAAAAACAAATAAATCATACTAAAACTGGGAAACCTGATTCAGAATTACAAACATCAATTACCATTAACTTTAATGATAAATGGACTTTGATTTTTCTAGTTTTTATTCAAGTTTTATTTGTCACAATGGTTTACGGCCCTATAGCAGCATTTTTAGTTGAAATGTTTCCGGCAAAAATCAGATATACATCCATGTCATTACCCTATCACGTTGGAAATGGAATCTTCGGGGGGTTACTTCCTGCGATATCAACTTATTTTGTAACCCATTCTAAAGAAGTTGGCAAAGCTGATTTTTACCTTGATGGACTCTGGTACCCAATCATTATATCTACGATATGCTTTGTTATCGGAATGATCTACATTGACAATAAAAGCAAAAACACTCACATATAA
- the lptC gene encoding LPS export ABC transporter periplasmic protein LptC, protein MNLLKKYSVILGLVIFIAMFFLGCESNFKDVQRSNFIEFVPASDADNVNIKYTDSGLISGILISPKMLDYSNVSFPFTDFPKGIDVTLYDKKRKRTYVVANYAISYKQTSVIDLQGKVKITTDDGQMLETEQLYFDQKNEWFYTERKFKFTDAKGVSYGQGLDFSKDFKMINSQRITGEIETEE, encoded by the coding sequence ATGAATTTACTGAAAAAATATAGTGTAATTCTTGGACTCGTAATTTTTATTGCGATGTTTTTTCTAGGATGTGAAAGTAATTTTAAAGATGTACAAAGAAGTAATTTCATAGAGTTTGTTCCTGCCAGTGATGCTGATAATGTTAATATAAAGTATACTGATTCAGGCCTTATTTCGGGAATTTTAATAAGTCCTAAAATGTTGGATTATTCCAATGTTAGTTTTCCTTTTACCGATTTTCCAAAAGGCATAGATGTTACTTTGTATGATAAAAAGCGTAAGCGCACCTATGTAGTAGCTAATTATGCTATTTCTTATAAGCAAACGTCTGTTATAGATTTACAAGGAAAGGTGAAAATTACTACAGATGATGGGCAGATGTTAGAAACGGAACAATTGTATTTTGATCAAAAAAACGAATGGTTTTATACCGAAAGAAAGTTTAAATTTACAGATGCAAAAGGAGTTTCGTATGGGCAAGGACTTGATTTTAGTAAAGATTTTAAAATGATAAACTCTCAACGAATAACTGGAGAGATAGAAACTGAAGAATAA
- a CDS encoding autotransporter outer membrane beta-barrel domain-containing protein, translated as MIKKIIISACLLLSFVSFAQQGTSSPYSFYGIGDVRFKGTVETRSMAGVAIEQDSIHINIENPASYANLKLTTFSVGGTFSSATLKTDSQSAKAQRTTLDYIAVGLPLGKKFGVGFGLIPYSSVGYQIESLSINTGGNNKRFDGSGGLNKVYLGIGYKIKPNFSIGADVQYDFGKIETTGYEFVPDVPVGTRELNTNYLSGINFNFGAMYQYKINKKLSFFSSATYTVQGKLNSENTRNISTGMLGSGLYFSVIDLGEDVKSDLDVKMPFKLALSAGVGESKKWLIGGKFSYQNAVNQSIIYNNASNVGYGKAASASIGGYYIPNYSSFSGYFNRVTYRAGIKYEKTALIINSERINDIGFTLGAGLPIPGSFSKVNLGMEFGKRGTTSAGLIQENYVNISLGFSLNDKWFERSKFN; from the coding sequence ATGATTAAAAAAATTATAATAAGCGCTTGCTTACTTTTGTCATTCGTTTCTTTTGCTCAGCAAGGAACGTCTTCTCCTTATTCTTTTTACGGAATTGGTGATGTAAGGTTTAAAGGAACTGTCGAAACTCGTTCAATGGCGGGTGTTGCAATAGAGCAAGATAGTATTCATATTAATATTGAAAACCCTGCTAGTTATGCAAATTTAAAGCTTACAACTTTCTCAGTAGGAGGTACATTTAGTTCGGCTACATTAAAAACAGATAGCCAATCGGCAAAAGCGCAAAGAACAACTTTAGATTATATTGCTGTAGGTTTGCCTTTGGGGAAAAAGTTTGGAGTAGGTTTTGGATTGATTCCTTATTCATCTGTAGGGTATCAAATTGAATCTCTTTCGATAAATACAGGAGGTAATAATAAAAGATTTGATGGTTCAGGCGGATTAAATAAAGTTTATCTTGGGATTGGATACAAAATCAAACCTAATTTTAGTATTGGAGCAGATGTTCAATATGATTTTGGTAAAATTGAAACGACTGGTTATGAGTTTGTTCCCGATGTGCCAGTTGGAACAAGAGAGTTAAATACTAATTATTTATCTGGAATTAATTTTAATTTTGGAGCAATGTATCAGTATAAGATAAATAAAAAATTATCTTTCTTTAGTAGTGCAACATATACGGTTCAGGGTAAATTGAATTCTGAAAACACAAGAAATATATCTACAGGAATGCTTGGTTCAGGGCTTTATTTTAGTGTTATAGATCTTGGAGAAGATGTAAAAAGTGACCTTGATGTAAAAATGCCATTCAAACTTGCATTAAGTGCAGGTGTTGGAGAATCTAAAAAATGGTTAATTGGAGGAAAGTTTTCGTATCAAAATGCGGTTAATCAGTCAATTATATATAATAATGCTTCAAACGTAGGATATGGAAAAGCAGCAAGTGCAAGTATAGGAGGGTATTATATTCCTAATTATAGTTCTTTTTCAGGATATTTTAATAGAGTTACTTATAGAGCTGGTATTAAATATGAAAAAACTGCTTTAATAATTAATTCAGAGCGTATAAATGATATTGGTTTTACACTTGGTGCAGGACTTCCAATTCCTGGATCATTTTCAAAAGTCAATTTAGGAATGGAGTTTGGAAAAAGAGGAACAACATCGGCTGGCTTAATTCAAGAGAATTATGTTAATATTAGTCTAGGTTTTTCATTAAACGATAAATGGTTCGAAAGAAGTAAGTTTAATTAA
- a CDS encoding type III pantothenate kinase codes for MVLTIDVGNTRIKGAVFENNTVLEFFVFDKNELEIKIKKILKNYEKVTSLVVASVGNVEKELFLSFNNNVSVCFLTNEDRFPFKNKYATPKTLGIDRMVLASGATLQYPNQNRLIIDAGTCITYDFVDENDNYLGGAISPGLRLRYEALHNYTAKLPLLTFKEPQSYIGNSTPESMHSGVVNGFVYEIDGFIDQYKADRQNFIIILTGGDALFLAKRLKNTIFANSNFLLESLNQTFQYKINND; via the coding sequence ATGGTTTTAACAATCGATGTTGGTAACACACGTATTAAAGGTGCTGTTTTTGAGAATAATACTGTTTTGGAATTTTTTGTTTTTGATAAGAATGAACTTGAAATAAAAATTAAAAAAATTTTAAAAAACTATGAAAAAGTAACAAGTTTGGTTGTTGCATCAGTTGGAAATGTAGAAAAAGAATTGTTTTTGAGTTTTAATAATAATGTAAGTGTTTGTTTTTTGACAAATGAAGATCGATTTCCGTTTAAGAATAAGTATGCTACACCAAAAACATTAGGAATAGATAGAATGGTACTTGCTAGTGGAGCTACATTGCAATATCCGAATCAAAATAGATTAATTATTGATGCTGGAACTTGCATTACTTATGATTTTGTAGATGAAAATGATAATTATTTAGGGGGAGCTATATCTCCAGGGTTGCGATTAAGATATGAAGCACTGCATAATTATACAGCAAAACTTCCGTTATTAACATTTAAAGAGCCTCAATCTTATATTGGTAATTCAACTCCCGAATCAATGCATTCAGGGGTTGTCAATGGATTCGTCTATGAAATAGATGGTTTTATCGATCAATACAAAGCAGACCGCCAAAATTTTATAATAATTTTAACGGGTGGGGATGCACTTTTTTTGGCTAAACGATTAAAAAATACCATATTTGCCAATTCAAATTTCTTATTAGAAAGTTTGAACCAAACATTTCAATATAAAATCAACAATGATTAA